Proteins from a single region of Alloscardovia omnicolens:
- a CDS encoding ComEC/Rec2 family competence protein: MSCFISIRADVTDSVSAQTIGKARTVVAQLRMESPPLHSQMRGFECSVPARIERIHLNSRWFSSHSSVRFMGRSARDCSVENSGVYEVHGMVKPSARGSIPWILSVENKCSRCVRELHKPSIIHHAVAIVHGRFLAQTARLDATSALLVPGVTLGVTGQDALISTAGFPTSDTANKASEDASYAHDAHKIKQSFRTAGIMHVLAVSGGHFALAVSVVNWLTKRIQTPRWVRAMAMVCADGLVFVLMYPSDSLLRASIMVLFSSAYVLLGRRYDACAALCWTVILSILFNPRLSTSIGFALSCAAVLGIVTCARRIEKALNRVLPSSLAVASALTLSAQIVTIPISYLISPDIALYSVLSNLLVSIPMDIATVCGIVGLMVSWLCPAVGFVCVWLAGQATSVMAQISFLVSALPYAQVTCTPMMLIVLYGCSGASIAIAVFIIRWFRWRYRFESQYHLSYKERVKQWWFAFLHISGVLGEDISNSCPRWKGH; encoded by the coding sequence GTGAGTTGTTTTATCAGCATACGTGCAGATGTCACAGACAGTGTGTCTGCGCAAACAATAGGTAAAGCACGTACAGTAGTTGCTCAGTTGCGCATGGAATCGCCTCCTCTGCATTCACAGATGCGTGGGTTTGAATGTAGTGTTCCAGCGCGTATTGAACGTATCCATCTGAACTCGAGGTGGTTCAGCAGTCACAGCAGTGTGCGTTTTATGGGACGTAGCGCGCGTGATTGTTCTGTAGAAAACTCGGGCGTTTATGAGGTACATGGCATGGTGAAGCCATCTGCTAGGGGAAGTATTCCGTGGATTCTTTCCGTAGAAAATAAGTGTTCACGATGTGTGCGCGAGCTGCACAAACCAAGCATTATTCATCATGCAGTGGCTATTGTGCATGGTCGTTTTCTTGCTCAAACTGCACGTTTAGATGCCACATCAGCGTTACTTGTGCCAGGGGTAACGTTAGGAGTAACGGGTCAGGACGCTTTGATATCCACGGCAGGTTTTCCAACCAGCGATACAGCGAATAAAGCCAGTGAGGACGCCTCTTACGCACACGATGCCCACAAGATTAAGCAATCCTTTCGCACGGCAGGAATTATGCATGTACTTGCAGTATCCGGCGGACATTTTGCTCTTGCAGTATCAGTGGTGAACTGGTTGACTAAACGCATACAAACACCGCGATGGGTGCGAGCCATGGCCATGGTGTGTGCTGATGGTCTTGTGTTTGTGCTGATGTATCCGTCCGATTCACTTTTACGTGCGAGTATTATGGTGCTTTTTTCGTCTGCTTATGTATTGTTAGGTAGACGCTATGATGCGTGTGCAGCATTATGTTGGACGGTTATTTTAAGCATTCTTTTCAATCCACGGTTATCAACGAGCATAGGTTTTGCGCTGTCATGCGCTGCAGTTCTGGGTATTGTGACATGTGCACGGAGAATAGAAAAAGCACTTAATCGCGTGTTACCATCATCACTAGCTGTAGCGAGCGCGCTTACACTGAGTGCGCAGATTGTCACAATTCCTATATCGTATCTGATCAGCCCCGATATTGCGCTTTACTCAGTCTTGAGTAACCTTCTAGTGAGTATTCCTATGGATATTGCTACTGTATGCGGCATTGTGGGGCTTATGGTCAGCTGGCTGTGTCCAGCTGTAGGTTTTGTATGCGTATGGTTAGCTGGTCAGGCTACTTCTGTTATGGCTCAGATAAGTTTTCTAGTCAGCGCACTACCTTATGCTCAAGTGACGTGCACACCGATGATGCTTATTGTGTTATATGGTTGTAGTGGCGCAAGTATAGCAATAGCAGTGTTTATAATCAGATGGTTTAGGTGGCGTTATCGTTTTGAGAGTCAATATCATCTGTCTTATAAAGAACGCGTGAAACAGTGGTGGTTCGCATTTCTACATATATCCGGTGTTCTCGGAGAGGACATCTCGAACAGTTGTCCACGCTGGAAAGGACATTAG
- a CDS encoding helix-hairpin-helix domain-containing protein, producing the protein MPTWQSERVKPEHDAFLQELRGVAPADRRFSPLLATHRAQHRQNSARSLRLDSQALKSSAPSALPKMLGSPGWSILTIAVLIFALTVSVTLLCIQSSSLTRLQAAQAHNNNSALSSSSSPSSSSSRSQSHQEPSNGLSQESSTPQEDPRSNISAQQSQQFQTQKPSELQSTSPQESQPAPAPSNNDSRINVNTANLEQLQEIPGVGPVNAQKILDYRSRHGSFTQVDDLMEVSGIGAKTLEKMRDHVRVQ; encoded by the coding sequence TTGCCAACATGGCAATCTGAAAGAGTGAAGCCTGAACATGATGCCTTTCTTCAAGAACTACGAGGGGTTGCGCCCGCTGACCGTCGATTTAGCCCGTTGTTGGCTACTCATCGTGCGCAGCATCGCCAGAACTCTGCACGCTCTTTAAGATTAGATAGTCAGGCGTTGAAATCGTCTGCACCTTCAGCTCTACCAAAGATGCTCGGCTCTCCAGGCTGGTCTATTCTTACTATTGCTGTTTTAATTTTCGCGTTAACGGTGAGTGTCACCTTACTATGCATACAAAGCTCTTCTCTGACTAGATTACAAGCTGCTCAAGCACATAACAATAATTCTGCCCTGTCTTCTTCCTCTTCACCTTCTTCCTCTTCGTCGCGCTCGCAATCACATCAGGAGCCATCAAACGGATTATCGCAAGAATCGTCAACGCCTCAGGAAGATCCTCGCAGTAACATATCGGCGCAGCAATCCCAACAGTTCCAAACACAAAAACCATCTGAGTTGCAATCCACAAGTCCGCAAGAATCTCAGCCGGCACCGGCACCGTCGAACAATGATTCGCGTATTAATGTCAATACTGCTAATCTCGAGCAGCTTCAAGAAATTCCTGGAGTTGGTCCGGTAAATGCCCAAAAAATTCTAGATTATCGCTCTCGCCATGGTTCTTTTACTCAGGTAGATGATCTCATGGAAGTGTCGGGTATTGGAGCAAAAACGCTGGAGAAAATGAGGGATCATGTCCGAGTTCAGTAA